The Faecalibacter sp. LW9 genome has a segment encoding these proteins:
- a CDS encoding carboxypeptidase-like regulatory domain-containing protein, with the protein MRKLLLYSMFLLSMPWINAQYVEPEKKDKEEMIRKQNEKIIFPSQKFDSVAAKNMLAIGKGKISGVAFTRVREDKNFGLKTGPKVYANKLKIILFPVTSYFNEYYTLWKDKSKHNPKRNRFVQMVPEAYRYRLESITNSSGEFTFPDMRPGKYYIFATLDYYTTHSGRKYTGSGYDNYGRIDYYEPYTYQKNGSEFLELFVEVKQEGEVVKVKLK; encoded by the coding sequence ATGAGAAAATTATTACTTTATAGTATGTTTTTGTTATCGATGCCATGGATTAATGCGCAATATGTAGAGCCAGAAAAAAAAGACAAAGAAGAAATGATTCGAAAGCAAAATGAGAAAATTATCTTTCCTTCCCAGAAATTTGATTCTGTTGCGGCTAAAAATATGTTAGCCATCGGAAAAGGTAAAATTTCAGGAGTAGCTTTCACAAGGGTACGTGAAGATAAAAATTTTGGATTAAAGACAGGACCAAAAGTCTATGCGAATAAATTAAAAATTATTCTATTTCCAGTAACTTCATATTTTAATGAATATTATACATTATGGAAAGATAAATCAAAACATAACCCTAAAAGAAACAGATTTGTACAGATGGTTCCAGAAGCTTATCGTTACCGATTAGAGTCGATTACTAACAGTAGTGGAGAATTTACATTTCCTGATATGCGACCAGGTAAGTATTACATCTTCGCAACTTTAGATTATTATACCACTCATTCGGGAAGGAAATACACAGGAAGTGGATATGACAATTACGGAAGAATTGACTATTATGAACCGTATACGTATCAAAAGAATGGCAGCGAATTTTTAGAACTTTTTGTGGAAGTGAAACAAGAGGGTGAAGTTGTAAAAGTGAAGTTAAAATAG
- a CDS encoding putative signal transducing protein, translated as MEESMFKILAKFNTVIEAEVVQLILEAEGISSDVLDSNLAFSLGPTSIQGIRLQVKTEDYERALEIYNNRNNDLENQ; from the coding sequence ATGGAAGAAAGTATGTTTAAAATTTTAGCAAAATTTAATACCGTAATCGAAGCCGAAGTGGTTCAATTAATTCTTGAAGCCGAAGGAATATCAAGTGATGTTTTGGATAGTAATTTGGCTTTTTCATTAGGTCCTACAAGTATACAAGGGATTCGTTTACAGGTGAAAACAGAGGACTATGAGCGCGCTTTAGAAATTTACAATAATCGAAATAATGATTTGGAAAATCAATAA
- the rpsR gene encoding 30S ribosomal protein S18, with the protein MAIDDLAKKAAGGSESEIRYLSPLDIETQSNSKYCRFKKFGIKYVDYKDADFLLQFVNEQGKILPRRYTGTSLKYQRKVSKAIKRARHLALMPFIGDQLK; encoded by the coding sequence ATGGCAATCGACGATTTAGCAAAAAAAGCAGCAGGAGGTAGCGAATCAGAAATCCGTTATTTATCTCCATTAGATATCGAAACACAATCAAATTCAAAATATTGTCGTTTCAAAAAATTCGGAATCAAGTATGTTGACTATAAAGATGCTGATTTCTTATTACAATTCGTAAACGAGCAAGGTAAAATCTTACCTCGTCGTTACACAGGAACTTCTTTAAAATACCAAAGAAAAGTTTCTAAAGCTATTAAAAGAGCTCGTCACTTAGCATTAATGCCATTCATCGGTGACCAATTAAAATAA
- a CDS encoding SCO family protein: MNKQLLGVITIVVLVVGFFFWNNSKTSNNGLVKVMDVPSFEMTNQYGEKFSNRDMLGKVYLVEFFFTSCPTICPVMKQNLRIIEDSIHHPDFGIVSITIDPKRDTPERLLQHYKQIQAKSPHWYMLTAERDYIQDVSKKFNIYLGDAKDETQSLDHSGQFALVDKQGKIRSRTNAHGIPKLYYSGLNYSDPEGTKPSLNGTFHPDIPLVIEDIKKLLEE; this comes from the coding sequence ATGAATAAACAATTATTAGGAGTCATTACAATTGTTGTGCTTGTAGTTGGTTTTTTCTTTTGGAATAATTCAAAAACAAGTAATAATGGTTTAGTAAAAGTGATGGATGTCCCTTCATTTGAAATGACGAATCAATACGGTGAAAAATTCTCTAATCGCGATATGCTTGGTAAAGTATATTTGGTGGAATTTTTCTTTACGAGTTGTCCAACTATATGTCCAGTGATGAAACAGAATTTACGAATCATCGAAGACTCAATTCATCATCCTGATTTCGGTATTGTTTCCATCACTATCGATCCAAAACGTGATACGCCTGAACGTTTATTGCAACATTATAAACAAATACAGGCAAAATCTCCTCATTGGTATATGCTAACTGCGGAAAGAGATTATATCCAAGACGTCAGTAAAAAATTTAATATTTATCTTGGTGATGCAAAAGATGAAACCCAAAGTTTAGATCATAGCGGACAGTTTGCTTTAGTGGATAAACAAGGTAAAATTAGATCACGTACCAATGCCCATGGTATTCCTAAATTATATTATTCTGGATTAAACTATTCCGATCCCGAAGGTACAAAACCGTCGTTAAACGGAACTTTTCATCCGGATATACCTTTGGTTATTGAAGACATCAAAAAATTATTAGAAGAATAA
- the rplS gene encoding 50S ribosomal protein L19, whose protein sequence is MENLVKYVQEKYVAKKEFPAFAAGDTITVYQEITEGGKTRVQFFRGVVIQRRGQGTTETFTIRKMSGDVGVERIYPINMPALQKIEVNKKGKVRRARIFYFRALRGKKARIKDALYK, encoded by the coding sequence ATGGAAAATTTAGTAAAATACGTACAAGAGAAATACGTAGCTAAAAAAGAATTCCCAGCTTTCGCTGCTGGTGATACAATCACTGTTTATCAAGAAATTACTGAGGGTGGAAAAACTCGTGTTCAGTTCTTTAGAGGGGTAGTTATCCAAAGAAGAGGACAAGGAACTACAGAAACTTTCACAATTCGTAAAATGTCAGGTGATGTAGGTGTAGAGCGTATCTACCCAATCAACATGCCAGCGTTACAAAAAATCGAAGTTAACAAGAAAGGTAAAGTACGTAGAGCTCGTATCTTCTACTTTAGAGCATTACGTGGTAAAAAAGCTCGTATCAAAGACGCTTTATACAAATAG
- a CDS encoding NAD(P)H-dependent oxidoreductase — protein sequence MKNILIVNGAIRFAHSGGTFNSSLVEWTTTIAEKLGNSVKIVNVQDEFDPMQEVENFKWADVIIYHTPIWWFHLPSRFKYYLDEVLTAGYNNGMYKNDGRSHINPSINYGTGGLMQGKFYMVTSTWNAPEEAFTLEGEFFKQTSVDDGILFGFHRMNDFLGLTRLDGMHFHDLEKNGSEERILKYKTSYQTHLEHALKAL from the coding sequence ATGAAAAATATATTAATAGTCAACGGAGCTATACGTTTTGCTCATTCAGGTGGAACCTTTAATTCTTCTTTAGTAGAATGGACTACTACGATTGCAGAGAAATTAGGAAACTCTGTGAAAATTGTCAATGTACAGGACGAATTTGATCCGATGCAAGAGGTTGAAAATTTTAAATGGGCTGATGTTATTATCTATCATACTCCAATCTGGTGGTTTCATCTGCCAAGCCGTTTCAAATATTATTTGGATGAAGTCTTAACCGCAGGGTACAACAATGGAATGTATAAAAACGATGGACGTTCGCATATCAATCCATCTATTAATTATGGAACAGGTGGATTAATGCAAGGAAAATTTTATATGGTAACTTCAACATGGAATGCACCAGAAGAAGCTTTTACCTTAGAAGGTGAATTTTTTAAACAAACTTCTGTGGATGATGGTATTTTATTTGGTTTTCACCGAATGAATGACTTTTTAGGTTTAACGCGTTTGGATGGAATGCATTTTCACGATTTAGAAAAAAATGGTTCTGAAGAACGTATTTTGAAGTATAAGACATCGTATCAAACTCACTTAGAGCACGCCTTAAAAGCATTATAA
- the rlmD gene encoding 23S rRNA (uracil(1939)-C(5))-methyltransferase RlmD produces the protein MGRKVKQKIILNNIEVLRAGAKGVSVGKTEEGKTVLIKGAIPGDVVDVHVLKKKSSYFEGQAVAFHKQSEYRVEPKCEHFGVCGGCKWQDMSYDAQLKFKHDEVVNNLVRIGGFKDIENETDYIVGSKEQYFYRNKLEFTFSNARWLTLDEINSGNDFNDRDAVGFHIPGAWSKVLDIKKCHLQRDPSNAIRLEAKRYAVEHGLDFFDLYNQEGFLRTLMIRTSQNGQLMVLVQFYREEKENREAFLQNLLDKFPEITSLLYAINPKQNDSVYDLDIQVFAGEDHIMEQMEDLNFKIGPKSFYQTNPEQAYELYKLTRDFAGLTGDELVYDLYTGTGTIAQFVSKKVRKVVGIESVPEAIEAAKAAAERNGITNCDFYCGDMKDVLNQEFIEQHGIPDVIITDPPRDGMHKKVVENILFMNPKRVVYVSCNSATQARDLDLMKEQYKIVKVQPVDMFPQTHHVENIVVLERI, from the coding sequence ATGGGAAGAAAAGTGAAACAAAAAATCATCTTGAATAATATCGAAGTTTTACGCGCAGGAGCAAAAGGAGTTTCTGTAGGTAAAACGGAAGAAGGTAAAACCGTTTTAATTAAAGGGGCTATACCTGGAGATGTAGTAGACGTACATGTATTAAAAAAGAAAAGCAGCTATTTTGAGGGTCAAGCTGTAGCTTTCCATAAGCAGTCTGAATATCGTGTAGAACCAAAATGTGAACATTTTGGCGTATGTGGAGGATGTAAATGGCAAGATATGAGTTACGATGCTCAATTAAAATTTAAACACGACGAAGTTGTTAATAACTTAGTTCGTATTGGAGGTTTTAAAGACATCGAAAACGAAACAGATTACATCGTTGGTTCAAAAGAACAATATTTTTACCGTAATAAATTAGAATTTACATTTTCTAATGCGCGTTGGTTAACATTAGATGAAATTAATTCAGGGAACGATTTTAATGATCGTGATGCTGTAGGATTCCATATTCCTGGCGCATGGTCTAAAGTATTAGACATAAAAAAATGTCATTTACAACGTGATCCTTCGAATGCCATTCGACTAGAAGCGAAACGCTATGCTGTAGAGCATGGATTAGACTTTTTTGATTTATACAATCAAGAAGGTTTCTTACGTACCTTAATGATTCGTACTTCACAAAACGGACAATTAATGGTATTGGTACAATTCTACCGTGAGGAAAAAGAAAACAGAGAAGCATTCTTACAGAATTTATTAGACAAATTCCCAGAGATTACTTCTTTATTATATGCAATCAATCCAAAACAGAATGATTCTGTATATGATTTAGATATCCAAGTTTTTGCAGGTGAAGATCATATTATGGAACAAATGGAGGATTTAAACTTTAAAATTGGTCCAAAATCGTTTTACCAAACCAATCCAGAGCAGGCGTATGAATTATACAAATTAACGCGTGATTTTGCTGGATTAACAGGAGATGAATTAGTATATGATTTATATACAGGTACAGGAACAATTGCTCAATTCGTATCGAAAAAAGTGCGTAAAGTTGTAGGAATTGAATCGGTTCCAGAAGCTATTGAAGCGGCTAAAGCTGCTGCAGAGCGTAATGGAATTACGAATTGTGATTTCTATTGTGGTGATATGAAGGATGTGTTAAACCAAGAATTTATCGAGCAACACGGTATTCCGGATGTTATCATTACTGATCCACCACGTGACGGAATGCACAAAAAAGTGGTTGAAAATATTTTATTTATGAACCCAAAGCGTGTGGTTTATGTATCTTGTAACTCAGCTACACAAGCTCGTGATTTGGATTTGATGAAAGAACAATATAAAATTGTTAAAGTTCAGCCTGTTGATATGTTCCCACAGACACATCACGTAGAAAATATCGTAGTTTTAGAAAGAATTTAA
- the rpsF gene encoding 30S ribosomal protein S6, whose protein sequence is MTNYETVFILTPVLSDSQVEEAVKKFNDFVTSNGGEIVATENWGLKKLAYPIQNKRNGFYHLVEFKTENADLVSQLEVAYKRDERVIRFLTVKLDKHGVEWAEKRRTKLKSNSNK, encoded by the coding sequence ATGACAAATTACGAAACTGTTTTCATTTTAACTCCCGTTCTATCTGATTCTCAGGTAGAGGAAGCAGTTAAAAAATTCAACGATTTTGTAACTTCAAACGGAGGTGAAATCGTTGCAACTGAAAATTGGGGATTAAAAAAATTAGCTTACCCAATTCAAAACAAAAGAAATGGATTCTACCACTTAGTAGAGTTCAAAACTGAAAATGCTGACTTAGTATCTCAGTTAGAAGTAGCTTACAAGCGTGATGAGCGTGTTATCCGTTTCTTAACTGTGAAATTAGACAAACACGGTGTTGAATGGGCTGAAAAACGCAGAACTAAATTAAAGTCTAACTCTAACAAGTAA
- a CDS encoding DUF6452 family protein — translation MNRQFLKNSLLTASIIGLASLTSCEPDDVCLPTDAPFVTIEVKYTDSITPLADSVIYYEAFANDTLLIEKGSFTKKSKFNLPIQITNSNSVKYVLKQGNDYRTYQIMGTDTIFTDHIAPIDILYVNYTFDNKYDSKGCGFGIYFKDASITATSDNWIKGIETVNTTIDNATNTNFIIFAEPRSN, via the coding sequence ATGAATCGTCAATTTCTAAAAAATAGCTTATTAACGGCATCTATCATCGGTCTTGCTTCTCTAACGAGTTGTGAACCCGATGATGTTTGTTTACCAACAGATGCACCGTTTGTCACGATAGAAGTCAAATATACTGACTCTATCACACCTTTAGCAGATTCAGTTATTTATTATGAAGCTTTTGCTAATGATACTTTACTGATTGAAAAAGGAAGTTTTACTAAAAAATCAAAATTTAATTTACCGATTCAAATTACGAATTCCAATTCGGTTAAATATGTTTTGAAACAAGGAAATGATTATCGCACCTATCAAATTATGGGAACAGATACCATTTTCACAGATCATATTGCACCCATTGATATATTGTATGTAAATTATACGTTTGATAATAAATATGACTCAAAGGGCTGCGGATTTGGTATCTATTTTAAAGACGCTTCAATCACTGCGACATCAGACAATTGGATTAAGGGAATCGAAACTGTAAATACAACTATAGACAATGCAACGAACACTAATTTTATCATTTTTGCTGAGCCTCGTAGCAACTAA
- the ppk2 gene encoding polyphosphate kinase 2 — MAEFDLHDLEKINNKQEIIDFLVDHDIITEKKFKKQLAYEKELACLQAEMVKLQSHVIDHNHRVLVIFEGRDAAGKGGTISRIVQNMNPKKYRIAALPKPTAQESGQWYFQRYFNHLPNAGEIVFFDRSWYNRAVVEPIFGFCTDQEYDLFMRQVNDVERLLIEDGINVIKIYLSISKEEQAARLEERRSDPLKHWKMGSLDQQAQDKWDDYTKYIELLFEKSSSALAPWIEVKTDSKKKARLAVMKHILCKIKNYSVEGLTDDIDVIIKHQ, encoded by the coding sequence ATGGCAGAATTTGATTTACATGATTTAGAAAAAATAAATAACAAACAAGAAATCATTGATTTTTTAGTCGATCATGATATTATCACAGAAAAGAAGTTTAAAAAACAACTGGCTTACGAAAAAGAGCTAGCTTGTCTACAAGCAGAAATGGTTAAATTACAATCGCATGTTATTGATCATAATCATCGTGTTTTAGTTATTTTTGAAGGTAGAGATGCCGCAGGGAAAGGAGGTACAATTTCTCGAATTGTACAGAATATGAATCCCAAAAAATACCGAATTGCGGCATTACCAAAGCCCACCGCACAAGAAAGTGGTCAATGGTATTTCCAACGTTATTTTAACCATTTACCTAACGCTGGTGAAATTGTATTTTTTGATCGTAGTTGGTATAATCGAGCTGTTGTAGAACCCATATTTGGTTTTTGTACAGATCAAGAATATGATTTATTTATGCGACAAGTGAATGATGTTGAACGACTACTAATTGAAGATGGAATCAATGTAATTAAAATTTACTTATCGATATCGAAAGAAGAGCAAGCTGCACGATTAGAGGAAAGACGCTCTGATCCATTGAAACATTGGAAAATGGGAAGCTTAGATCAACAAGCTCAAGACAAATGGGATGATTATACCAAATATATCGAATTATTGTTTGAAAAAAGTTCTTCAGCTTTAGCTCCTTGGATAGAAGTAAAAACAGATAGTAAAAAGAAAGCGCGATTAGCGGTAATGAAACATATCTTGTGTAAGATAAAAAACTATTCCGTTGAGGGATTAACGGATGATATCGATGTGATTATAAAACACCAATAA
- a CDS encoding superoxide dismutase codes for MKKHIYIAAILTTAFALQSCDNKNNKAADTNGSVDSVTVVDSANLTPEPIGSPTDVKADPGVYQIKPLKYGYDELASYIDATTMETHYGKHYLGYINNLNKALKEANISESNIEKLLKNDQAIADKAIRNNAGGLYNHMLYFDIMSPTPNQLDDKSDLLKKINESFGSIDELKAKLKEAATKQFGSGWAWLIVKEDGTLAVTSTANQDNPLMSVVEEKGTPILGIDVWEHAYYLKYKNLRADYVDAFFNVLDWKEVDNNYKKAKK; via the coding sequence ATGAAAAAACATATTTATATAGCCGCAATTTTAACAACTGCCTTTGCTTTGCAATCTTGTGATAATAAGAATAATAAAGCGGCAGATACAAATGGATCGGTAGATTCTGTTACTGTTGTTGATTCAGCTAATCTTACACCAGAACCTATTGGGAGTCCAACAGATGTTAAAGCTGATCCAGGTGTTTATCAAATCAAACCTTTAAAATACGGGTACGATGAATTAGCTTCATACATTGATGCTACGACGATGGAAACGCATTATGGTAAACATTATTTAGGTTACATTAATAATTTAAATAAAGCGCTAAAAGAGGCTAATATTTCAGAATCAAACATTGAGAAATTATTAAAAAATGATCAGGCTATTGCGGATAAGGCTATTCGCAATAATGCAGGTGGTTTATACAATCACATGTTATATTTCGACATCATGTCTCCAACTCCAAACCAACTGGATGATAAGAGTGATTTATTAAAGAAAATCAATGAATCATTTGGTTCAATTGATGAATTGAAAGCGAAATTAAAAGAAGCTGCAACGAAACAATTTGGCTCAGGTTGGGCTTGGTTAATTGTCAAAGAAGATGGTACATTAGCCGTAACTTCAACTGCTAATCAAGACAATCCATTAATGAGTGTTGTAGAAGAAAAAGGAACACCAATCCTTGGAATTGATGTTTGGGAGCATGCTTATTATTTAAAATATAAAAATTTAAGAGCAGATTATGTTGATGCTTTTTTCAATGTATTGGATTGGAAAGAGGTGGATAACAACTATAAGAAAGCAAAAAAATAA
- a CDS encoding YHS domain-containing protein — protein sequence MKTITLLSITAFSLMAFSCSKDQNTSNDVEVTVAEDHPTEAMTKGNKLNVEVVNELDPICGMDNATHLKDTANYKGKTYGFCNTMCKEKFLENPEEYVNE from the coding sequence ATGAAGACAATTACCCTACTTTCAATTACTGCATTTTCTTTAATGGCATTTTCTTGTTCTAAGGACCAAAATACATCTAACGATGTAGAAGTAACTGTTGCTGAAGATCACCCAACTGAAGCGATGACGAAGGGAAATAAATTAAATGTTGAAGTAGTCAACGAATTAGATCCAATTTGTGGAATGGATAATGCGACACATTTAAAAGATACGGCAAATTATAAAGGGAAAACATATGGTTTTTGTAATACAATGTGTAAAGAAAAATTCTTAGAAAACCCTGAAGAATACGTGAATGAATAA
- a CDS encoding DUF6048 family protein, whose product MQRTLILSFLLSLVATNSLLAQNDSVAITTDSIKPIQKVSDLYIAVDFATPIQSIYSDKQGAQASLAYQLNKKWVGIVELGYEKNKYDEGQWKVDVDGTSIKIGANWFFSQEESNYTNGFYLGARFAYASYNQTINQYPIRDINASEIIGFGSMDKARVASYWAEVVVGGRIQLYKNLYGDFSIHPAVYLGSKKQENIDPLVIPGYGRNNGPFNLPIFWGISYKLF is encoded by the coding sequence ATGCAACGAACACTAATTTTATCATTTTTGCTGAGCCTCGTAGCAACTAATTCTTTATTGGCTCAAAACGATTCTGTTGCGATTACTACTGATAGTATAAAACCTATCCAAAAAGTTAGTGATTTATATATTGCAGTCGATTTTGCCACTCCAATCCAATCCATTTATTCTGATAAACAAGGCGCTCAAGCCTCATTGGCTTATCAATTGAATAAAAAATGGGTAGGCATTGTTGAATTAGGTTACGAAAAGAATAAATATGATGAGGGACAATGGAAAGTGGATGTGGACGGTACTTCGATAAAAATCGGTGCGAATTGGTTTTTCAGTCAAGAAGAATCAAATTATACCAATGGATTTTATCTAGGTGCTCGCTTTGCATACGCTTCTTACAATCAAACTATTAATCAATATCCCATTCGAGACATTAATGCCAGCGAAATAATTGGATTTGGCAGTATGGATAAAGCTCGTGTAGCATCCTATTGGGCAGAAGTTGTAGTCGGAGGTAGAATCCAATTGTACAAAAATCTTTATGGTGATTTCTCTATACATCCTGCAGTATACTTAGGAAGTAAGAAACAAGAAAATATTGATCCATTAGTTATTCCTGGTTATGGAAGAAATAATGGTCCATTTAATTTACCAATCTTCTGGGGCATATCGTATAAATTGTTTTAA
- the hemE gene encoding uroporphyrinogen decarboxylase, whose amino-acid sequence MIKNDLLLRALKGEELQRPPVWMMRQAGRYLPEFIALRDKYDFFTRCQTPELAAEITVQPIRRFPLDAAIIFSDILVVPQAMGMDFEMKPGVGPWLENPIRTLQDVENIPVVDVEEELGYVYAAMDLTKKELDNNIPLIGFAGSPWTILCYAVEGRGSKSFDIAKSFCFKKPVAAHMLLEKITQTTIDYLLKKVEHGANVIQIFDSWGGMLSPADYDEFSWKYIERIVDEVSKVVPVTVFAKGCWFALEKMADSKASGLGVDWTITPKLARQFTGNKKTLQGNFDPSRLLSTPETIQKMVKEMIDGFGTTKYIANLGHGILPNVPVENAQAFIEAVVNYKKD is encoded by the coding sequence TTTAAGAGCATTAAAAGGAGAAGAATTACAACGTCCACCGGTATGGATGATGCGTCAAGCAGGACGTTATTTACCAGAATTTATTGCTTTAAGAGATAAGTATGATTTCTTTACACGTTGTCAAACGCCAGAATTAGCAGCTGAAATTACAGTACAGCCAATTCGTCGTTTTCCTTTAGATGCTGCAATTATTTTCTCAGATATTTTAGTAGTTCCTCAAGCCATGGGAATGGATTTCGAAATGAAACCAGGCGTAGGTCCATGGTTAGAAAATCCAATTCGTACATTACAAGATGTAGAAAACATTCCAGTTGTAGATGTAGAGGAAGAGTTAGGATACGTTTATGCTGCAATGGATTTAACAAAGAAAGAATTAGATAACAATATTCCATTAATTGGATTTGCTGGTTCACCTTGGACAATTTTATGTTATGCAGTAGAAGGTAGAGGGTCTAAATCATTTGATATTGCAAAATCATTCTGTTTCAAAAAACCTGTAGCTGCTCATATGCTGTTGGAAAAAATTACACAAACAACAATTGATTACTTATTAAAGAAAGTAGAGCACGGAGCTAATGTAATTCAAATCTTCGATTCTTGGGGAGGTATGTTATCACCAGCGGATTACGATGAATTCTCTTGGAAATATATCGAAAGAATTGTAGACGAAGTCTCTAAAGTTGTTCCTGTTACAGTTTTCGCTAAAGGATGTTGGTTTGCCTTAGAAAAAATGGCTGATTCTAAAGCTTCTGGATTAGGCGTAGATTGGACGATTACTCCAAAATTAGCGCGTCAATTTACAGGAAATAAGAAAACCTTACAAGGAAACTTTGATCCATCGCGTTTATTATCAACACCAGAAACGATTCAAAAAATGGTGAAAGAAATGATCGATGGTTTTGGTACAACCAAATACATTGCGAATTTAGGTCACGGTATTTTACCGAATGTTCCTGTAGAAAATGCACAAGCATTTATTGAAGCAGTAGTAAATTATAAGAAAGATTAA
- the rplI gene encoding 50S ribosomal protein L9 yields MNVILKQDVDGLGFEFEIVSVKPGYARNFLIPRGLATVATPKNVAELNEVLEARKAQEESLIADATAKSSKLEGLVINLEAKVGNGDKLFGSVNNADLAEALVKAGVEIEKKNIKIPGNTIKRLGKYTAKVRFHRTVEVDFDFTVVPDADSIKAAEEAAKTRAEMAKLDAEKAAKANTEEGSFFNFDNPIYANDKKKEVKEEVSTEEAATEE; encoded by the coding sequence ATGAACGTAATTTTAAAACAAGATGTAGATGGTTTAGGTTTTGAATTTGAAATTGTTTCAGTAAAACCTGGATACGCTCGTAACTTTTTAATTCCACGTGGTTTAGCTACTGTAGCTACTCCTAAAAACGTTGCAGAATTAAACGAAGTTTTAGAAGCTCGTAAAGCTCAAGAAGAATCTTTAATCGCAGACGCTACTGCTAAATCTTCTAAATTAGAAGGATTAGTAATTAACTTAGAAGCTAAAGTTGGTAACGGAGACAAATTATTTGGATCTGTTAACAATGCTGACTTAGCTGAAGCATTAGTTAAAGCTGGTGTTGAGATTGAGAAGAAAAACATCAAAATCCCTGGAAACACTATTAAACGTTTAGGAAAATATACTGCTAAAGTACGTTTCCACAGAACGGTTGAAGTTGATTTCGATTTCACAGTAGTTCCAGATGCTGACTCTATTAAAGCTGCTGAAGAAGCTGCTAAAACTAGAGCAGAGATGGCTAAATTAGATGCTGAAAAAGCAGCTAAAGCTAACACAGAAGAAGGATCATTCTTCAACTTCGATAACCCTATCTATGCAAACGATAAGAAAAAAGAAGTGAAAGAAGAAGTTTCTACTGAAGAAGCAGCAACTGAAGAATAA